From one Gracilibacillus salinarum genomic stretch:
- a CDS encoding acyl-CoA thioesterase → MSIMKDSYIRETLAVKVSHVFPPDTNNHGTLFGGKLMSYIDDIASISAMRHSRSPVVTASTDSVDFLAPIGTEESVCLESFVTWTGTSSMEIFVKVLAENLITGERTIAATAFLTFVAIDDNGKPVPVPKVIPQSEEEKYLHETAQNRVAERKNRKKASKELAGFIHKGKPWES, encoded by the coding sequence ATGAGCATCATGAAAGATTCCTATATTAGAGAGACCTTAGCAGTTAAAGTCAGTCACGTCTTCCCGCCTGACACGAATAATCATGGAACACTGTTTGGTGGAAAATTAATGAGTTATATTGATGATATTGCATCTATATCTGCCATGAGACATTCCAGAAGCCCTGTTGTGACAGCTTCTACCGATTCGGTTGATTTTCTGGCACCAATTGGCACGGAAGAGTCGGTCTGTTTAGAGTCATTTGTTACGTGGACAGGAACAAGTTCCATGGAGATATTTGTGAAGGTATTGGCGGAAAATTTAATCACTGGTGAACGAACTATTGCAGCTACAGCTTTTCTAACGTTTGTTGCCATAGATGACAACGGCAAACCAGTGCCTGTTCCAAAAGTCATCCCACAATCAGAGGAAGAAAAATACTTACACGAAACAGCCCAGAACCGGGTAGCAGAACGGAAAAATCGTAAAAAAGCTAGTAAAGAACTGGCCGGCTTTATCCATAAAGGGAAACCTTGGGAGTCCTAA